The proteins below are encoded in one region of Helianthus annuus cultivar XRQ/B chromosome 2, HanXRQr2.0-SUNRISE, whole genome shotgun sequence:
- the LOC110887073 gene encoding ABC transporter B family member 18 — protein sequence METSSPSNEPKNCEKAKAPHGLIRMVFQQADWKDIVLMGLGICGCFVDGLSVSAMMLLLSRLMNGYASVSSLTLQDVDQYALMFVYIAIVLGAGAFLEGFCWGRTAERQYSRMRTKYLKAILRQQVGYFDTTLEASRVTTSISSDTLNIRGVLSEKIPNFITGIWMFIAAEITGMYLCWRLAIVAVPTTFLLILPGAVYGTLLSKNEERLQEAYAVAGGIAEQALSSIKTVHSYVSEDKMVKRFSTALGPTLTLGVKQGQLKGMVFGSVGVIYAIWALLTWYGSVLVIDKGIKGGDILSAGVCVVYGGL from the exons ATGGAAACAAGCAGCCCGTCTAACGAACCCAAAAACTGCGAGAAAGCAAAAGCGCCACATGGGTTAATACGGATGGTATTCCAACAAGCAGACTGGAAGGACATAGTTTTGATGGGACTAGGAATATGTGGATGTTTTGTTGATGGGTTAAGTGTGTCAGCCATGATGTTGCTTTTGAGTCGTTTGATGAACGGTTATGCTTCTGTGTCGTCTTTAACCCTTCAAGATGTAGATCAG TATGCCCTCATGTTTGTCTATATCGCGATTGTTTTAGGTGCGGGTGCTTTTCTAG AAGGTTTTTGTTGGGGCCGGACCGCAGAGAGACAGTACTCTCGCATGCGCACCAAATATTTAAAAGCTATTTTACGCCAACAAGTAGGCTACTTCGACACAACACTTGAAGCGTCTCGTGTTACTACAAGTATCTCAAGCGACACGCTAAATATACGGGGAGTTCTGAGTGAAAAG ATTCCAAATTTCATCACGGGTATATGGATGTTCATAGCGGCTGAAATAACAGGCATGTACCTTTGTTGGAGACTAGCTATCGTGGCTGTCCCGACAACCTTTTTATTGATTCTTCCTGGAGCGGTTTATGGAACGTTGTTATCAAAAAACGAAGAGAGGTTACAAGAAGCATACGCAGTGGCAGGCGGGATAGCAGAGCAAGCGTTATCATCAATAAAAACCGTTCACTCGTATGTTAGTGAGGAcaaaatggtgaagagattttcAACTGCATTAGGACCAACTTTGACTTTAGGGGTCAAACAAGGTCAACTTAAGGGAATGGTGTTTGGTAGTGTTGGAGTTATTTATGCTATTTGGGCACTTTTGACATGGTATGGAAGTGTTTTGGTTATTGATAAGGGGATCAAAGGTGGAGATATTCTTAGTGCTGGAGTGTGTGTTGTCTATGGAGGATTGTAA
- the LOC118483879 gene encoding putative multidrug resistance protein, whose translation MNIKYFAEASISASIINEMIERIPSIDSEDPQGMTISELKGTLEFKDVDFAYPSRPECLVLKRFNLKVKACQTVGLVGQSGSGKSTVINLLERFYDPIEGELLLDDINIKSLNLKWLRGQMGLVSQEPILFATSIKENILFGKEDATSEEIEEAAKRANAHEFIAQLPNGYETLVGELGTQMSGGQKQRISIARALLRDPKILLLDEATSSLDSHSEKAVQEALTRASIGRTTIIVAHRLSTLRDANIIVVIQSGEVIESGSHEQLLVNTNGPYSVMVQLQKTLAPTQSVTLTDSVMMTSETTETTVTRVTRSCHKEPTNEHAKEEQDSRPTWRQLIQMNQHEWKPALAGCIGALLSGLIQPSLAFAQGAMLSMFFLKDHDELRSQTRTLCYAFVSIAVSAFVISVIQHYYFGIMGENLTKRVRETIFKKIMTFEIEWFERENNSTGALCSRLATDTIMVRNLVADRLAFFAQTISASISAVILSMILSWRVALVAIALQLVIIVSFYLKSLITTSPENKCSEIASEAVNNHRIITAYHSHGPVMRIFEGTQKGPNTESKKQNWYAGVALFARPFLTNVNVAVLFWYGGKLLYQGNITYKRLFQTFYVVVLAGMIIAETGSMTGDLTLGKNALKSIFVILKRQTKMKVKSESNQHAVSALKVNGLIELKDVDFFYTSRPTKWALNGLSLRIEAGEVVALVGTSGSGKSTVIGMIQRFYDPFKGSVEIDGVDISCYDLKAIRSFIAWVGQEPTLFAETIKENIAYGKDNATEAEIVQAASLANIHEFISSMKDGYDTFCGERGVQLSGGQKQRIAIARAILKNPAIILLDEATSALDLKSEALVQDALEKTMSGRTCVIVAHRLSTIQRSNKISVIDNGRVIEEGSHDDLLAKGEAYYSLFSLQQQAFHM comes from the exons ATGAACATCAAGTACTTTGCTGAAGCAAGTATTTCAGCATCAATAATTAACGAAATGATCGAAAGAATCCCATCCATTGATTCCGAAGATCCACAAGGGATGACAATATCTGAACTCAAAGGTACTTTGGAGTTCAAAGACGTTGACTTCGCGTACCCATCAAGACCGGAATGTTTGGTTCTGAAACGGTTCAACCTTAAGGTGAAGGCCTGCCAAACCGTTGGATTGGTTGGTCAAAGCGGGTCGGGTAAGTCAACGGTCATAAATCTACTTGAAAGATTTTATGATCCTATTGAAGGTGAGCTTCTTTTGGATGACATCAACATAAAGTCACTAAACTTGAAGTGGTTACGTGGACAAATGGGGTTGGTGAGTCAGGAGCCTATACTTTTTGCTACGTCGATTAAAGAGAATATTCTGTTCGGGAAAGAGGATGCTACAAGTGAAGAGATTGAAGAGGCGGCCAAACGGGCCAACGCACATGAGTTTATCGCGCAATTACCTAATGGTTATGAGACATTG GTTGGAGAATTAGGAACTCAAATGTCTGGAGGGCAAAAACAACGAATTTCGATAGCCCGGGCCTTACTTAGAGACCCGAAAATCCTACTTCTAGACGAAGCCACAAGTTCACTAGACTCGCATTCTGAAAAGGCGGTCCAAGAGGCGTTAACTCGCGCTTCAATAGGAAGAACAACAATAATCGTCGCACACCGTTTGTCTACTCTACGTGACGCTAACATAATCGTCGTGATTCAATCAGGCGAAGTGATCGAGTCAGGATCACATGAACAACTTCTAGTAAACACAAATGGACCGTATTCGGTCATGGTCCAGTTACAAAAAACATTGGCACCCACTCAAAGTGTAACGttaaccgatagcgtcatgatgaCATCAGAAACAACAGAAACAACGGTAACACGAGTTACGAGATCATGTCACAAAGAACCGACGAACGAACACGCGAAAGAAGAACAAGACAGCCGTCCTACGTGGCGACAGCTCATCCAAATGAACCAACACGAATGGAAACCCGCGTTAGCGGGCTGCATAGGAGCGTTACTTAGCGGGTTAATTCAACCATCGCTCGCTTTTGCTCAAGGCGCGATGCTATCCATGTTTTTCCTCAAAGATCATGACGAACTTCGTTCGCAAACAAGAACTTTATGCTACGCTTTCGTATCGATTGCTGTCTCAGCTTTCGTCATTAGCGTGATTCAACATTACTATTTCGGGATAATGGGCGAGAACTTAACAAAAAGGGTACGCGAAACGATTTTCAAAAAGATAATGACGTTTGAGATCGAATGGTTCGAACGAGAAAACAACAGTACAGGCGCATTATGCTCGAGACTCGCTACCGACACAATAATGGTAAGAAACCTTGTAGCGGACCGATTAGCATTTTTTGCACAAACGATTTCGGCTTCAATATCAGCGGTTATTCTAAGTATGATATTATCTTGGCGAGTAGCTCTTGTTGCTATCGCGTTACAACTAGTAATCATAGTTAGTTTTTACTTAAAATCGCTAATAACGACAAGCCCAGAAAACAAATGCAGCGAAATAGCGAGTGAGGCGGTAAACAACCATAGAATAATCACAGCGTATCACTCGCACGGGCCGGTTATGAGGATATTTGAAGGCACGCAAAAAGGCCCGAATACGGAGAGTAAAAAGCAGAACTGGTATGCGGGGGTTGCCTTATTCGCTAGACCGTTTTTAACTAATGTTAATGTAGCGGTATTATTTTGGTACGGCGGAAAGCTTTTATATCAAGGAAATATAACATATAAACGCCTTTTCCAAACGTTCTACGTCGTGGTGTTAGCCGGGATGATCATCGCTGAAACCGGTAGCATGACGGGTGATCTCACATTGGGAAAAAACGCGCTAAAATCTATATTCGTGATTTTAAAACGACAAACGAAAATGAAAGTTAAAAGTGAGTCAAACCAGCATGCAGTAAGCGCGTTAAAGGTAAACGGGCTCATAGAGCTAAAAGATGTGGATTTCTTTTATACAAGTAGGCCGACGAAATGGGCCCTTAACGGGTTAAGCTTGAGGATAGAAGCGGGAGAAGTTGTTGCGCTTGTTGGAACGAGTGGTTCGGGAAAGTCAACTGTTATAGGTATGATCCAACGGTTTTATGACCCGTTTAAAGGGTCTGTTGAAATAGATGGAGTGGATATTAGTTGTTATGATTTGAAGGCGATACGGTCATTTATCGCGTGGGTTGGCCAAGAGCCTACGCTGTTTGCGGAAACGATTAAGGAAAATATTGCTTATGGGAAAGATAATGCAACTGAAGCTGAGATTGTTCAAGCAGCAAGTCTTGCTAATATTCATGAGTTCATAAG TTCAATGAAAGACGGATACGACACTTTCTGTGGCGAAAGAGGGGTGCAATTATCAGGTGGACAAAAGCAAAGAATCGCGATTGCACGCGCAATTTTAAAAAACCCCGCCATTATACTTCTAGACGAAGCAACAAGTGCGTTAGACCTAAAATCTGAGGCACTTGTACAAGACGCGTTGGAGAAAACCATGAGCGGTAGGACATGCGTCATTGTAGCCCATCGATTATCTACGATTCAACGATCAAATAAAATATCGGTGATTGATAACGGTAGAGTTATAGAAGAAGGTTCTCATGATGATTTGTTAGCAAAAGGAGAAGCTTATTATTCTCTTTTTAGCCTTCAACAACAAGCTTTCCATATGTAG